A window of the Deinococcus gobiensis I-0 genome harbors these coding sequences:
- a CDS encoding outer membrane protein: protein MRNTLMISSILALGLGAASAQTAPATTTPAPATTAQVTQFSDVPAGHWAKDAVDRITQCGLIQGFPDGTFRGNENLTRYQAALIFHRLLTSGALSSCGLSQTDMTTVMNGMQEVAPELAAISARVTDLETANAAQAARITALEERISTMTTTTGTADTAALSARIDALEAAIRNIPAGPQGPQGPQGPQGPQGPQGPAGTSATVVTTPTTTTPTTTTPTTVVIGDIAPDATTVANTSNLYAGVSIGAKSATGDAACRNAFNRNSTGTVNYCLSGGAMVGTKSVFGPVGARLAAEYQPGSNGVNADAALTYNLDTGSNLGVYAGAGLGITSSKTRNANSNSTDVYGLGLVGVEYRVTDSIAVFGEGNGRYYLSNKGTGTGLATTTDANANGFNLGGKAGLKFYF, encoded by the coding sequence ATGCGTAACACCCTCATGATCTCGTCCATCCTCGCCCTGGGCCTCGGCGCCGCCAGCGCCCAGACCGCACCCGCGACGACCACCCCCGCTCCGGCCACCACCGCGCAGGTCACGCAGTTCAGCGACGTGCCCGCCGGTCACTGGGCCAAGGACGCCGTGGACCGCATCACGCAGTGCGGCCTGATCCAGGGCTTCCCCGACGGCACCTTCCGCGGCAACGAGAACCTGACCCGCTACCAGGCCGCCCTCATCTTCCACCGCCTGCTGACGAGCGGCGCCCTGAGCAGCTGTGGCCTGAGCCAGACCGACATGACCACCGTCATGAACGGGATGCAGGAAGTGGCCCCCGAACTGGCCGCGATCAGCGCCCGCGTGACCGATCTGGAAACGGCCAACGCCGCCCAGGCCGCGCGCATCACGGCCCTGGAAGAGCGCATCAGCACCATGACCACCACGACCGGTACCGCCGACACGGCCGCCCTGAGCGCCCGCATCGACGCGCTGGAAGCCGCCATCCGTAACATCCCCGCCGGTCCCCAGGGTCCCCAGGGCCCCCAGGGTCCTCAGGGCCCCCAGGGTCCCCAGGGCCCGGCCGGCACCTCGGCCACGGTCGTCACCACCCCCACGACCACCACGCCCACGACCACCACGCCGACCACGGTCGTCATCGGTGACATCGCCCCCGACGCCACCACCGTCGCCAACACCAGCAACCTGTACGCCGGCGTGAGCATCGGCGCCAAGAGCGCCACGGGCGACGCCGCCTGCCGCAACGCCTTCAACCGCAACAGCACCGGTACGGTCAACTACTGCCTGAGCGGCGGCGCGATGGTCGGGACCAAGAGCGTGTTCGGTCCGGTCGGTGCGCGCCTCGCCGCCGAGTACCAGCCCGGCTCGAACGGCGTGAACGCCGACGCCGCGCTGACCTACAACCTCGACACCGGCAGCAACCTCGGCGTGTACGCCGGCGCCGGTCTGGGCATCACGAGCAGCAAGACCCGCAACGCCAACAGCAACTCGACCGACGTGTACGGCCTGGGCCTCGTGGGCGTCGAGTACCGCGTGACCGACAGCATCGCCGTCTTCGGCGAAGGCAACGGCCGCTACTACCTGAGCAACAAGGGTACCGGCACCGGTCTGGCCACCACGACCGACGCCAACGCCAACGGCTTCAACCTCGGCGGCAAGGCCGGCCTGAAGTTCTACTTCTGA